The following are from one region of the Bacteroidota bacterium genome:
- a CDS encoding MFS transporter, with protein MLSILSGRAPRAELYLLLTLALIQFTHVVDFMIVMPLGPRFKEVFHINSSQFGLMVAAYQFSAGVASLLGGYIADRFDRKSFLLVLYTGFIASTVGCALAPGYGVLVGCRILAGACGGLLSSSVLAIIGDEVPGERRGYAMGIVMGSFSVASAVGLPLGLLVANRWGWHGPFVFLALLSLPVLLFSLVRLPPMRRHLQQEKPSSMSLKEFWSILSDPLHLPSFGLIATIMIGSFMIIPYIADSYVANAGISKEDLAYVYLVGGICTFFSMPLAGRLADRLGEARVFWVASVLTVLPMLVVTHLGPTPLLHAMVLTAFFMVVSSARMVPVMSLITQSVQPHKRGRFMSANIAVRELVNALAVFIGGTIIAQGADGHLYHFELVGYVGAASALLAIPIVYRIRKV; from the coding sequence ATGCTTTCTATCCTTTCTGGCCGCGCCCCCCGCGCCGAACTGTACCTGCTGCTTACCCTGGCGCTCATTCAGTTTACCCATGTGGTAGACTTCATGATCGTGATGCCGCTAGGCCCCCGGTTTAAGGAGGTGTTTCATATCAATAGTAGCCAGTTTGGGCTGATGGTGGCAGCCTACCAGTTTAGCGCAGGGGTGGCCAGCCTGCTGGGTGGCTACATAGCCGATCGATTTGATCGGAAGTCCTTTCTACTCGTCCTCTATACGGGCTTTATAGCCAGTACAGTGGGGTGTGCCCTGGCCCCTGGCTATGGGGTGCTGGTGGGCTGCCGCATCCTGGCCGGTGCCTGTGGTGGCTTGCTTAGCAGCAGCGTGCTCGCTATTATCGGCGATGAGGTGCCTGGCGAGCGGCGCGGCTATGCCATGGGCATTGTAATGGGCAGTTTTTCGGTAGCATCGGCTGTGGGCCTGCCCCTGGGGCTGCTAGTGGCCAACCGCTGGGGCTGGCATGGGCCATTTGTTTTTCTGGCACTGCTTAGTTTGCCTGTTTTGCTATTCTCGCTTGTGCGGCTGCCACCCATGCGCCGCCACCTGCAGCAGGAAAAGCCCAGTAGCATGAGTCTGAAAGAGTTTTGGAGCATCCTGAGCGACCCCCTCCATCTGCCCAGTTTTGGGCTAATAGCCACCATTATGATCGGGTCTTTCATGATTATCCCCTACATAGCAGACTCCTATGTGGCCAATGCGGGGATCAGCAAAGAGGATCTGGCCTATGTGTACCTGGTGGGTGGCATCTGCACCTTCTTCAGCATGCCCCTGGCAGGCCGCCTGGCCGACAGGCTGGGAGAGGCACGCGTGTTCTGGGTGGCTTCTGTGCTCACAGTGCTGCCCATGCTCGTGGTTACCCACCTGGGGCCCACCCCCCTGCTGCATGCCATGGTGCTTACCGCCTTCTTCATGGTGGTCAGCTCGGCACGCATGGTACCGGTCATGAGCCTGATTACCCAGAGCGTACAGCCCCACAAGCGGGGCCGCTTTATGAGCGCGAACATTGCGGTGCGCGAGCTGGTGAATGCCCTGGCTGTCTTTATAGGTGGTACCATTATTGCCCAGGGGGCCGATGGGCACCTCTACCACTTTGAGCTGGTGGGCTATGTGGGGGCTGCCTCTGCCCTGCTGGCTATCCCCATTGTCTATCGTATTCGCAAGGTGTAG
- the kdpC gene encoding potassium-transporting ATPase subunit KdpC gives MRTLFITLRLFLFTLLVFGVLYPALILGIGTLVPERAAGSPVYHRGKLVGFANVGQAFAASHYFHGRPSAVGYNAAATGGSNKGPTNPDHLAAVKAARDTFWVQNPGTSAIAIPSLLLTASGSGIDPHLTPYAAHLQAARIAKARGAKTGQIEALIAQNTVEPLLGLYGLAVVNVLELNLALDQKFPLKSQK, from the coding sequence ATGCGCACACTATTCATCACACTTCGCCTGTTTCTCTTCACCCTGCTTGTGTTTGGGGTGTTGTATCCGGCCCTCATCCTCGGCATAGGCACCCTAGTGCCGGAGCGGGCTGCTGGGTCGCCGGTGTACCATCGGGGCAAGCTGGTAGGCTTTGCCAACGTAGGGCAGGCCTTTGCCGCTTCTCACTACTTCCATGGCAGACCTTCGGCGGTGGGCTACAATGCGGCAGCCACTGGCGGCAGCAATAAAGGCCCTACCAACCCCGATCACTTGGCAGCCGTAAAGGCCGCCCGCGACACTTTTTGGGTACAAAATCCCGGCACATCTGCTATAGCTATCCCCAGCCTGCTGCTTACAGCCAGCGGCAGCGGTATAGACCCCCACCTGACACCCTACGCTGCCCACCTGCAGGCAGCCCGTATTGCCAAAGCACGGGGTGCTAAGACCGGCCAAATCGAAGCCCTCATTGCGCAAAACACGGTAGAACCTCTGCTGGGCCTATATGGTTTGGCTGTTGTCAATGTTTTGGAGCTAAACCTTGCACTCGACCAGAAATTTCCGCTAAAATCACAGAAATGA
- a CDS encoding ATP-binding protein, whose translation MTLKTKIYWSIGILIGLVFIVMLAGGIAFYRLEQDAANRMTANLLSLRYTHTMQNAVERLIQNPENREVLRHLRITSKQESENITEPGEQTAVYRLEQLLSDYQKQPNVALLPRIAHEVQYIEDLNLDALEAKEVQAQETATWYGRMLITLAGCVILSLVFFFSYFPPAVLAPIRQISESMEAIARGDYHHRMDAHRKDELGQMAHTFNQMAQELEVYRQSSFAELMQEKMRLHEVLKTMPDGLVLLDHKQQLLAFNPVAALALGLPPLQQLATADASELAAKNDLFRELWSLKKAPQQPLEVLQANGKTRYFIPEKHYLNLQQDNPEQQYLGTLLVLHNVTEVHQAHQAKSNFLATVSHELNTPIATFQLSLQLLRDHRIGSLNGEQQELIERLQQESSRMQQLVHSLLDMSRLEAVGVQLKPQTIEAQTLVREAVTTLHTQAAQRQINMLLPPDHPPHLIQADPEKTLWILINLLGNALRYSPDGGSIQLGFSTEGAHLRFSVTDQGPDIPEDIRQKLFDRFATFSIAGRGKSYGLGLAIAHEFVLAQGGNMGVTTGPNGVGACFWFTLPTTQV comes from the coding sequence ATGACCCTCAAAACCAAAATCTACTGGAGTATTGGCATCCTGATCGGCCTTGTCTTCATCGTTATGCTAGCCGGTGGCATTGCCTTCTACAGGCTGGAACAGGATGCTGCCAACCGTATGACAGCTAACCTGCTATCGCTGCGCTACACCCACACCATGCAGAATGCCGTAGAACGGCTAATCCAAAACCCCGAGAACAGAGAAGTACTGAGGCACTTAAGGATAACTAGCAAGCAGGAGAGCGAGAATATAACTGAGCCGGGTGAGCAAACGGCCGTGTACCGGCTAGAGCAATTGCTTTCTGATTATCAAAAACAGCCCAATGTAGCCCTGCTACCCCGTATAGCCCATGAGGTGCAGTATATAGAAGACCTGAATCTGGACGCACTGGAGGCCAAGGAGGTGCAAGCACAAGAAACGGCCACCTGGTATGGGCGCATGCTAATAACACTGGCTGGCTGTGTTATCCTGTCGCTGGTATTCTTCTTCAGCTACTTTCCCCCAGCTGTGCTGGCCCCCATACGTCAGATATCCGAGAGCATGGAAGCCATAGCGCGAGGAGACTACCACCACCGTATGGATGCCCACAGAAAAGATGAACTGGGACAGATGGCGCATACCTTTAATCAGATGGCGCAGGAGCTGGAGGTGTATCGCCAAAGCAGCTTTGCCGAACTGATGCAGGAAAAAATGCGGCTGCATGAGGTGCTGAAAACGATGCCCGATGGCCTGGTCTTGCTGGACCACAAACAACAGCTATTGGCCTTCAATCCGGTGGCGGCATTGGCCCTAGGCCTGCCCCCCCTACAGCAGCTCGCCACTGCCGATGCCAGCGAGCTGGCTGCAAAGAATGACCTTTTTAGGGAGCTATGGAGCCTGAAAAAAGCGCCTCAGCAACCGCTGGAAGTATTGCAGGCGAATGGAAAAACGCGCTACTTCATCCCCGAAAAACATTACCTAAACTTGCAGCAAGATAATCCGGAACAGCAATATCTGGGCACGCTACTAGTGCTTCATAATGTAACAGAGGTGCACCAGGCGCACCAGGCCAAAAGCAATTTTCTGGCTACTGTTTCGCACGAACTGAATACCCCCATTGCTACCTTTCAGCTAAGCCTGCAACTATTAAGAGACCACCGAATAGGCAGCCTGAATGGCGAGCAGCAAGAACTAATTGAGCGCCTACAGCAAGAGAGCAGCCGCATGCAGCAGCTGGTACACTCACTGCTCGACATGTCCAGGCTGGAGGCTGTAGGTGTGCAGCTAAAACCACAGACCATAGAAGCCCAGACCCTGGTGCGCGAGGCCGTAACTACACTACACACCCAGGCTGCACAGCGGCAGATCAACATGTTATTGCCGCCCGACCATCCGCCCCATCTCATTCAGGCCGACCCCGAAAAGACACTTTGGATCCTGATAAATCTATTGGGTAACGCCCTGCGCTATAGTCCGGATGGCGGCAGTATTCAACTAGGGTTTAGCACGGAAGGGGCGCACCTTCGGTTTAGCGTAACCGACCAGGGGCCAGATATACCGGAGGATATACGGCAGAAGCTCTTCGATCGTTTTGCCACCTTCTCCATTGCTGGGCGGGGCAAGAGTTATGGCTTGGGGTTGGCCATCGCCCATGAGTTTGTACTTGCCCAAGGTGGCAACATGGGCGTAACGACAGGTCCGAATGGTGTGGGCGCATGCTTTTGGTTTACACTACCAACTACTCAAGTTTGA
- a CDS encoding sensor protein KdpD has product MQKRARGHLKVYLGMAPGVGKTYRMLTEAHQLLAKGVDVQAGVVVTHGRLETRTLLNGIPQIPPRVVYYRGKAIEELDLEEVLRRKPLVVLVDELAHTNAPGSQHEKRWQDVEALLDAGISVITAVNIQHVDTLSDEVSRIVQAPVQERVPFQFVEQADQLVHVDLSTEELLQRIQEGKVYEAGRAEQAFGHFFQEDNLLQLRRLALQLAAQVVSRRINLLLPTAQRVGPQRIAVSISTNEQTGKWLLRRTAQLASLNGAEWQAVYVQTRSEDPNTIALARQRSLLNLFKLAAEMGGKVQTLPGQNIAQTLLAHIEKEQISLLVLGQTRRTRWQLFWRGDLVRQLTSSDHTHPFDLLILAKP; this is encoded by the coding sequence TTGCAGAAACGAGCCCGCGGCCACCTGAAAGTATACCTGGGCATGGCGCCCGGTGTGGGCAAAACCTACCGTATGCTCACCGAAGCCCACCAGCTGCTGGCCAAGGGGGTGGATGTGCAGGCAGGTGTGGTGGTTACCCATGGCAGGCTCGAAACACGGACGTTGCTGAACGGCATACCACAGATACCCCCCAGAGTGGTGTACTACCGGGGCAAGGCCATAGAAGAGCTGGACCTGGAGGAGGTGCTGCGCCGCAAACCGCTGGTAGTACTGGTAGACGAACTGGCGCACACCAACGCCCCAGGCAGCCAGCACGAAAAGCGCTGGCAGGACGTGGAGGCGCTGCTAGATGCCGGTATCAGCGTTATCACCGCTGTCAACATACAGCATGTGGACACCCTAAGTGACGAGGTAAGTCGTATTGTGCAGGCGCCTGTACAGGAGCGGGTGCCTTTTCAGTTTGTAGAGCAGGCGGATCAACTGGTACACGTAGACTTGAGTACAGAAGAACTCCTTCAGCGCATACAGGAAGGAAAGGTGTATGAGGCTGGAAGGGCAGAGCAGGCCTTTGGCCACTTCTTTCAGGAGGACAACCTGCTACAGCTGCGGCGGCTGGCCCTACAGCTGGCGGCACAGGTGGTGAGCCGCCGCATCAACCTGCTGCTGCCCACTGCGCAGCGCGTGGGCCCGCAGCGCATAGCCGTAAGTATCAGTACCAACGAGCAGACCGGCAAATGGCTGCTGCGCCGCACGGCACAGCTTGCTAGCCTGAACGGCGCGGAATGGCAAGCTGTGTATGTACAAACCCGGAGCGAAGACCCCAATACCATTGCCCTGGCGCGGCAGCGCAGTCTGCTGAATCTCTTTAAGCTGGCAGCTGAAATGGGCGGCAAGGTGCAGACGCTGCCCGGCCAAAACATTGCCCAAACACTCCTGGCTCATATCGAAAAAGAACAGATTTCTCTGCTGGTATTGGGCCAAACACGGCGCACGCGTTGGCAACTATTCTGGCGGGGCGACCTGGTAAGGCAGCTTACGAGCTCTGACCATACCCACCCCTTTGATTTACTTATTCTGGCAAAACCATGA
- a CDS encoding porin: protein MKSVFLFLALILSTLRAQDSTLHISAYLDGYYGYDIGHTLGRSRPYFYVANQHNNFNLNLLALKLTYSADRYRLQATPAFGTYMAANYAAEPAELRYLVDAYGGLRLHNGIWLDAGILPSPFGYEGALSHDLPTYTRSFSAENSPYYLAGARLTLPLGERLTGYAYMVNGWQNIRETNDAKSFIGQLQYKNGDRLLLNASTYVGNEQTTDSLSNRMRYFVDLYAYWAPSDKFSILALFDVGSQQDKIAPKNPDSQLWHTANCITSYRWAKEWRSSLRAEYYNDPKAANLASATASGPGVEVYGGSLGLDYMPTALAMLRLEARYLQAGADIFPEKDKDTNRRWMLTAALSIKIE, encoded by the coding sequence ATGAAAAGCGTTTTCCTCTTCCTGGCTTTGATTTTATCTACCCTGCGGGCACAAGACAGCACCCTGCACATAAGTGCCTATCTGGATGGCTACTATGGGTACGACATAGGCCATACACTCGGCCGCAGTCGCCCCTACTTCTATGTAGCCAACCAGCACAACAACTTTAACCTGAATCTGCTGGCCCTGAAGCTGACCTACAGCGCAGACCGCTACCGCCTGCAGGCTACCCCCGCATTTGGCACCTACATGGCTGCCAACTATGCAGCCGAGCCTGCCGAACTGCGCTATCTGGTAGATGCCTATGGCGGCCTGCGCCTGCACAATGGCATCTGGTTGGACGCGGGCATCTTGCCCTCGCCCTTTGGCTACGAGGGGGCGCTGAGCCACGACCTGCCCACCTACACCCGCAGCTTCTCGGCCGAAAATTCGCCCTACTACTTGGCCGGAGCACGCCTTACCCTGCCCCTGGGCGAGCGGCTAACTGGCTATGCCTATATGGTAAATGGCTGGCAAAACATACGTGAAACCAACGACGCCAAGTCCTTTATAGGTCAGCTGCAATACAAGAACGGCGACCGACTGCTGTTGAATGCCAGTACCTATGTGGGCAATGAACAGACTACTGACAGCCTGAGCAACCGTATGCGATATTTTGTAGACCTGTATGCCTACTGGGCACCGTCGGATAAGTTTAGCATTCTGGCTTTATTCGATGTTGGAAGTCAGCAGGACAAGATTGCACCAAAGAACCCTGATAGCCAGCTATGGCATACGGCCAACTGCATAACAAGCTATCGCTGGGCCAAGGAATGGCGCAGCAGCCTACGGGCAGAATATTACAACGACCCGAAGGCAGCCAACCTGGCCAGTGCAACGGCCAGTGGCCCCGGTGTGGAAGTGTATGGCGGCAGCCTGGGCCTGGACTATATGCCTACTGCGCTGGCTATGCTGCGGCTAGAGGCACGCTACCTACAGGCCGGCGCCGACATTTTTCCCGAGAAAGATAAAGACACCAATCGCCGCTGGATGCTGACGGCCGCCCTCAGCATCAAGATAGAATGA
- a CDS encoding leucine-rich repeat domain-containing protein: MHTPPRTLARFTPFVRLMQLVLLILLSIPAAALKAQSDPARQAPTLDLELYHYLPQALAHRKECEKLDLSDQYLAAVPPELAKLKNLKYLNLSNNPIRTLPEWVGKLKKLEKLIINNCQLSQLPASLASLAQLRHLEARQNQIDRLPDSFVQLGQLRHLDLCENKLSGSQALLSGQAQLVILKLNGNPLGQLHLHTVHLDSLLLQGCALRAWPQGLQGNTQLVHLNLSSNQLAEQPNLAGLHSLRTLDVRYNQLTSLDLRDLPGLTELEADHNQLTQITLPTEHLRRLALAHNQLSTLPGSLCDAPLAQLNLSANPLAELPACIGQLSGLQQLYASNCQLATLPEDLSGLRALAQCGLGGNQLATLPGSLLQLPRLLVLDLSQNRLTQLPSLCAAGTLPQLTSLNLSYNQLAALPSCLTDLPRLQLLFVGGNPLATPVGELQARYPRIRILP, from the coding sequence ATGCACACTCCCCCCCGCACACTTGCCCGTTTTACCCCATTTGTGCGACTCATGCAGCTGGTACTGCTCATCCTGCTGAGCATCCCGGCGGCTGCCCTGAAAGCCCAGAGCGACCCCGCCCGACAGGCACCCACCCTGGATCTGGAGCTGTATCACTACCTGCCCCAGGCCCTGGCACACCGAAAGGAATGCGAGAAGCTGGACCTGAGCGACCAGTACCTGGCAGCGGTACCGCCAGAGCTGGCCAAGCTCAAGAATCTGAAATACCTGAATCTGAGCAATAATCCCATTCGGACCCTGCCCGAGTGGGTAGGCAAGCTGAAGAAGCTGGAAAAACTGATCATTAATAATTGCCAGCTGAGCCAGCTGCCCGCCAGCTTGGCTAGCCTGGCGCAGCTGCGGCACCTGGAGGCACGGCAGAACCAAATTGACCGACTACCGGATTCCTTCGTGCAGCTGGGCCAGCTGCGGCACCTGGACCTGTGCGAGAATAAACTGAGCGGTAGCCAGGCGCTGCTCAGCGGCCAGGCACAGTTGGTCATTCTGAAGCTGAATGGCAATCCCCTGGGCCAGCTGCACCTGCATACGGTCCACCTGGATAGCCTGCTGCTACAGGGCTGCGCTCTGCGTGCCTGGCCGCAGGGCCTGCAGGGCAATACACAGCTGGTGCACCTGAACCTGAGCAGCAACCAGCTGGCTGAGCAGCCCAATCTGGCCGGCCTGCATAGCCTGCGCACCCTGGATGTGCGCTACAACCAGCTGACTAGCCTGGACCTGCGCGACCTGCCTGGGCTGACAGAACTGGAGGCCGACCACAACCAGCTGACACAAATAACCCTGCCCACCGAGCACCTGCGCCGGCTGGCGCTGGCCCACAACCAGCTAAGCACGCTGCCAGGCAGCCTGTGCGATGCGCCCCTGGCGCAGCTGAACCTAAGTGCCAACCCCCTGGCAGAGCTGCCCGCCTGCATAGGCCAGCTCTCGGGCCTGCAGCAGCTATACGCGAGCAACTGCCAGCTGGCCACTCTGCCCGAGGATCTATCGGGCCTGCGTGCCCTTGCACAGTGTGGGCTGGGCGGAAACCAGCTGGCCACCCTGCCCGGCAGCCTGCTGCAGCTGCCACGCCTGCTGGTGCTAGACCTGAGCCAGAACCGGCTGACCCAGCTGCCCAGCCTGTGTGCAGCGGGTACCCTGCCCCAGCTCACTAGCCTGAACCTGAGCTACAACCAGCTGGCCGCCCTGCCCAGCTGCCTGACAGACTTGCCCCGGCTACAGCTGCTGTTTGTGGGCGGCAACCCCCTGGCCACACCGGTGGGCGAGCTGCAGGCTCGTTATCCACGTATCCGCATCTTGCCCTAG
- a CDS encoding site-specific DNA-methyltransferase: protein MAHRNRTLQLTEADVQRLQPRLQQLPAPLPAAQLQDSLWNQTLESALPHLPAAFADVLFLDPPYNQPKQFGSLSFAAQSAEAYEAYVLGWLRPLLRCLKPEGSVYLCGDWRSAAALPRALAACGLHIRNRISWEREKGRGARRNWKNASEDLWYATCGEDYYFSVSEVKLRRRVRAPYRLQGQPKDWQQAGEHKYRDTHPSNLWTDLSVPFWSMPENTPHPTQKPEKLLAKVLLASCPPGGWVLDPFAGSGTTAVVARKLGRHFVAIEAEPDYCLWALRRLEIAADQPAIQGYDGVFWERNTRPL from the coding sequence ATGGCCCACAGGAACCGTACCCTACAGCTAACGGAGGCGGATGTACAGCGACTACAGCCCCGCCTGCAGCAGCTGCCAGCCCCGCTGCCGGCCGCACAGCTGCAGGATAGCCTGTGGAACCAAACCCTGGAATCGGCCCTGCCACACCTGCCAGCCGCCTTTGCGGACGTGTTGTTTCTGGATCCACCCTACAACCAGCCCAAGCAGTTTGGCAGCCTGTCTTTCGCTGCCCAATCTGCCGAAGCCTACGAGGCCTATGTGCTAGGCTGGCTGCGGCCCCTGCTGCGGTGCCTGAAGCCCGAGGGGAGCGTGTACCTGTGCGGAGACTGGCGTTCGGCAGCTGCCCTGCCCCGCGCCCTGGCTGCCTGTGGCCTGCACATCCGCAACCGCATAAGCTGGGAACGCGAGAAGGGTAGGGGGGCCAGGCGAAACTGGAAGAATGCCAGCGAAGACCTGTGGTATGCCACCTGCGGCGAAGACTACTATTTTTCGGTATCCGAGGTAAAACTAAGGCGCCGGGTGCGTGCACCCTACCGGCTGCAGGGGCAGCCCAAAGACTGGCAGCAGGCCGGGGAACACAAGTACCGCGATACCCACCCAAGCAACCTGTGGACGGACCTGAGCGTACCCTTCTGGAGTATGCCCGAAAACACCCCCCATCCTACCCAAAAGCCCGAAAAGCTGCTGGCCAAGGTGCTACTGGCTAGCTGCCCCCCTGGCGGCTGGGTGCTCGATCCTTTTGCCGGCAGTGGCACCACTGCGGTAGTGGCGCGCAAGCTGGGGCGGCACTTTGTGGCCATAGAGGCCGAGCCCGACTACTGCCTGTGGGCCCTGCGCAGGCTGGAAATAGCAGCCGATCAACCCGCCATCCAGGGTTATGACGGCGTGTTCTGGGAACGGAATACCCGACCTTTGTAA
- the kdpB gene encoding potassium-transporting ATPase subunit KdpB — MFKLFTAAQARQALAASVYKLDPRVQVKNPVMFTVWVGTLLMGLVTATGPVAELTYNVSISLLLLLTLLFANFAEGIAEARGKAQAASLRKTRRDTPARLLAADGSETQVSATSLSSGNLFVCEKGDMVPTDGEIVEGMASIDESAITGESAPVIREAGGDRSSVTGGTTVLSDRIVVRVSSEPGHTFLDQMIALVEGAKRQKTPNEVALTLLLASFTLIFLIVTVTLRPFGNYANTALSIASLIALFVCLIPTTIGGLLSAIGIAGMERALRANVLAKSGKAVETAGDIDTLLLDKTGTITLGNRRATALWPAPGVAAEDFVQECLIASLADTTPEGKSIVELALRNGARPTATTGTFVPFSAETRSSGVDLPDGTRLRKGATDAMRHKAEKAGYEMSQEVVQRVATIAQNGGTPLVLLKNEQVRGVIQLEDILKPGIEARFERLRRMGVKTVMVTGDNPLTAAYIAQKAGVDDFIAEAKPQDKLAYIQKAQAEGHMVAMMGDGTNDAPALAQADVGVAMNSGTQAAKEAANMVDLDNDPTKLIEVVEIGKQLLITRGALTTFSIANDVAKYFAILPALFMVSIPGMEVLNVMQLASPQSAILSAVIFNALIIPALVPLALRGVAYRPVGALRLLRYNLLVYGLGGLLTPFVGIKLIDLVLQLF, encoded by the coding sequence ATGTTCAAGCTATTTACAGCCGCACAAGCCCGCCAGGCGCTGGCGGCGTCCGTCTACAAACTGGACCCCAGGGTTCAGGTCAAAAATCCGGTGATGTTCACCGTGTGGGTGGGCACCCTGCTGATGGGCCTGGTGACGGCCACAGGCCCTGTTGCAGAACTTACCTACAATGTTTCCATCAGCCTGCTGCTGCTGCTCACCCTGCTGTTTGCCAACTTTGCCGAGGGTATAGCCGAAGCCCGTGGCAAGGCCCAGGCCGCCAGCCTGCGCAAAACACGGCGCGACACCCCTGCCCGCCTGCTAGCTGCCGATGGTAGCGAAACCCAGGTGAGTGCCACCAGCCTCTCAAGCGGCAACCTCTTTGTCTGTGAGAAAGGCGACATGGTGCCTACTGATGGAGAGATCGTGGAGGGGATGGCCAGCATAGATGAATCCGCCATAACGGGCGAATCAGCCCCTGTGATACGCGAAGCCGGTGGCGACCGCAGCAGCGTAACGGGGGGCACCACTGTGCTGAGCGACCGCATTGTGGTGCGCGTGTCCAGCGAACCGGGCCACACCTTTCTGGACCAGATGATCGCACTGGTAGAGGGAGCCAAACGGCAAAAAACGCCCAACGAAGTGGCGCTTACCCTGCTGCTGGCATCGTTCACGCTCATCTTTCTCATAGTGACTGTCACGTTACGTCCCTTCGGCAATTATGCCAATACGGCGCTCTCCATAGCCTCACTCATTGCCCTGTTTGTTTGCCTCATTCCCACTACCATCGGGGGCCTGCTCAGTGCCATAGGCATAGCAGGTATGGAGCGGGCCCTGCGGGCCAATGTGCTGGCCAAGAGTGGCAAAGCCGTAGAAACAGCCGGAGACATAGACACCCTGCTGCTGGATAAGACGGGCACCATAACCCTGGGCAACAGGCGCGCCACTGCGCTCTGGCCTGCGCCGGGAGTGGCGGCAGAGGACTTTGTGCAGGAATGCCTGATAGCCAGCCTGGCAGACACGACACCCGAGGGTAAGTCCATCGTGGAGCTGGCACTGAGAAATGGAGCCAGGCCTACCGCTACCACGGGTACCTTTGTACCCTTTTCTGCCGAAACACGTAGCAGTGGTGTAGACCTGCCCGATGGTACACGCCTCCGCAAAGGGGCCACCGATGCCATGCGCCACAAAGCCGAAAAGGCGGGCTACGAGATGAGCCAGGAGGTGGTGCAGCGGGTGGCCACCATCGCCCAGAATGGGGGTACGCCGCTGGTGCTACTCAAGAATGAGCAGGTGCGGGGGGTGATACAGCTGGAGGACATACTGAAGCCCGGAATAGAGGCCCGCTTTGAGCGGCTACGCAGGATGGGGGTAAAGACGGTGATGGTAACCGGGGATAACCCCCTAACAGCCGCCTACATCGCGCAAAAGGCGGGCGTGGATGATTTCATTGCCGAAGCCAAACCACAGGATAAACTAGCGTATATACAAAAAGCACAGGCCGAAGGGCACATGGTAGCGATGATGGGCGATGGGACCAACGACGCACCAGCGCTGGCGCAGGCCGATGTGGGGGTAGCCATGAACAGCGGAACCCAGGCTGCTAAAGAAGCGGCCAACATGGTAGACCTGGACAACGACCCCACCAAATTGATAGAAGTGGTGGAGATAGGCAAGCAGCTCCTCATTACCCGGGGGGCGCTCACCACCTTCTCTATTGCCAATGATGTTGCCAAGTATTTTGCCATCCTGCCCGCGCTCTTTATGGTGAGCATACCGGGTATGGAGGTGCTGAATGTGATGCAGCTAGCTTCACCCCAGAGCGCCATCTTGTCCGCAGTCATCTTCAATGCACTCATTATTCCCGCACTGGTGCCCCTGGCATTGCGTGGGGTGGCTTATCGCCCCGTAGGTGCACTACGCCTGCTGCGGTACAACCTGCTGGTGTATGGCCTGGGCGGCCTGCTCACGCCCTTTGTCGGTATCAAACTGATTGACCTTGTACTTCAACTCTTCTAA